Proteins from one Desmodus rotundus isolate HL8 chromosome 9, HLdesRot8A.1, whole genome shotgun sequence genomic window:
- the CDKN2D gene encoding cyclin-dependent kinase 4 inhibitor D, with protein sequence MLLEEVRAGDRLSGAAARGDVEEVRRLLSRELVHPDVLNRFGKTALQVMMFGSPTIALELLKQGASPNVQDASGTTPAHDAARTGFLDTLKVLVEHGADVNTPDNTGALPIHLAVREGHASVVSFLAAESDLHHRDTRGLTPLELAQGRGAQDLMDILQGHMVAPL encoded by the exons ATGCTGCTGGAGGAGGTCCGTGCCGGCGACCGGCTAAGCGGAGCCGCGGCCCGGGGCGACGTGGAGGAGGTGCGCCGCCTTCTGTCCCGTGAGCTGGTGCACCCCGACGTCTTGAACCGCTTCGGCAAGACAGCGCTGCAG gtcATGATGTTTGGCAGCCCCACCATCGCCCTGGAGCTCCTGAAGCAAGGTGCCAGCCCTAATGTCCAGGATGCCTCTGGCACCACTCCAGCCCATGATGCAGCCCGCACTGGATTCCTCGACACTCTGAAGGTTTTGGTAGAGCATGGTGCTGATGTCAACACACCTGATAACACCGGGGCGCTCCCCATCCATCTAGCAGTGCGAGAGGGCCACGCGTCTGTGGTCAGCTTCCTAGCTGCTGAGTCTGATCTCCATCACAGGGATACCAGAGGGCTCACACCCCTGGAGCTGGCACAGGGAAGAGGGGCTCAGGATCTTATGGACATACTGCAAGGGCACATGGTGGCACCACTGTGA